The Methanomassiliicoccales archaeon genomic sequence GAACCGGTCTCAACAAATTCCAGGCCGATCACGGAACCCTCTTCCAACATCTTGATGGCCGCCCGCCCATCCTCAAGAACGGACACCTCAATATTGGCCTGGGGAAAGAGCCGGGAGATCTCGTTCCTGATCATCCCCACACGGATTCCAACGACCTTATCAACCAGAGGATCGTCCATTAAAACCTCACTGATATGGTTTATTCGAAAACGACCTCTACCAGTTTGTTGCCCTCTGTGCAGACCAGGTCTCCCCGGATCTTTGAGATGCGCATCTTGGTGTGCTTCTCCAACCCTATTGGATGGCAGATGCGATAGTGAGCGCAACCGAGGGTGCGGCACTTGATGTCCTCGAAGGATATGGTAGACCCTTCCAGCGCGGCCTTCTTGCTGACCGAGCCTTGGATCTTTACTCTTTCGACCTCTGCGACCCTTACTCCGTCCTCGTGCATCTTGCATTCATGATGCACGTCACGGACCGATCTGATGCGGTAGCGTCCTCCCACATCAAGGTTGAAGCATACGGTCTTAAGCTTACATTCCTTGCATTCTGTGAGCGGCCCACGGTAGACAAATTCGACGCCTTCCTTTGC encodes the following:
- a CDS encoding UPF0179 family protein; this translates as MVIVTLIGERQAKEGVEFVYRGPLTECKECKLKTVCFNLDVGGRYRIRSVRDVHHECKMHEDGVRVAEVERVKIQGSVSKKAALEGSTISFEDIKCRTLGCAHYRICHPIGLEKHTKMRISKIRGDLVCTEGNKLVEVVFE